The region AGGCCATCGATGCGCTTGGCGGCTTCGAGCGCTTCCCGACATGGATGTGGCGCAATGCCGACGTGCTCGAGTTCGTGGGCTGGCTGCGCGCGCACAACGAGGGACGGTCGGACGCCGCGAAGACCGGGTTTTATGGGCTCGATCTGTACAGCTTGCACGCCTCGATCGACGCGGTGATCGCATACCTGGAGAGGGTCGATCCGGACGGCGCCCGGCGCGCACGAGAACGCTACGCCTGCTTCGATCTGTTCGGGCCCGACGCCGAGTCGTATGCGTATGCCGTGTCGGCTGGACTTTTCGCATCGTGCGAGCCTGCGGTCGTGGAGCAGCTGGTAGAGATGCGCCGCCGCGCCGCCGACTTGGTGGCTCGCGATGGCCGCATCGCTGATGACGACTTCTTCTACGCTGAGGAGAATGCGCGCGTCGCCAAGAACGCCGAGCGCTACTACCGTACGATGCTCGATCCGCGCGTCTCCTCATGGAATTTCCGCGACACGCATATGGTCGAGACGCTGGAGCGGCTTGCCGACTTCGTGATCCGCCGCACCCGCCACGCGAAAATCGTCGTCTGGGCGCACAACTCGCACGTCGGCGACGCAAGCGCGACCGACATGGGCGCGCGGGGTGAGCTCAACATCGGTCAGCTCATGCGCCGGCGGCATCCGATGTTGACCTATCACCTCGGGTTCACGACCTACGACGGTTGGGTCAGCGCAGCGTCGGATTGGCACGCGCCGGTCGAACATAAGCGCCTGCGCCCCGGCAGCAAGGGCAGCTATGAATCCATCTTCCACCAGACCGGCGTGCCGGCGTTCTTCGTCGACCTGCGGTCGCAACATCCGGCGATCGCATCGCTGCACGGGCCGTTTCTGGAACGCGCGGTGGGCGTCGTCTACCGGCCGGATACCGAGCGGCAAAGCCATTACTTCCACGCGCAGCTGACCGACCAATTCGATGGCGTCGTGCATTTCGACCGGACGCGCGCGGTCCGGCCGCTCGAGCGCGGCAACGCATGGGACGATGGGGAAGTGCCCGAGACGTTCCCCAGCGGCGTCTAGCCGGATGTCGTCCGCGAAAGGATCTCCCGGCACATCGCGCGCCGTCATCCTCCCGATCGGAGCGCTTCAGCTCGACGGGCTGCTCGACGTTCCCGCGCAGCCGAGCGGCATCGTCATCTTCGCCCATGGCAGCGGCAGCAGCCGGCACAGCAAGCGCAACCAGCACGTCGCAAGCGTGCTGCAGGCCGCAGGCTTGGCGACGCTGCTGTTCGACCTGCTCACGACGCCTGAGGAAGCCTACGACCGCGACACTGCGGCGCTGCGCTTCGATATCCCGCTGCTTGCGCTGCGGCTGGCGGGTGCGGTCGACTGGAGCCGGCTCGATCCCGACGTGCGCGGGCTCCCGGTGGGGCTGTTCGGTGCGAGCACGGGGGCCGCTGCGGCGCTGATGGTGGCGGCGGACCGGCCGAACGTGGTGCGCGCCGTCGTATCGCGCGGTGGGCGACCCGATCTTGCCGGCGCGGCGTTGTCGCGCGTTCGCGCGCCCACGTTGCTCATCGTCGGCGCGCACGACGCCACCGTGTTAGCGCTCAACGAACGGGCCGCGCGCCTCATCCCAGGTGAGGTCACGATCTCGATCGTCGCGCATGCCACCCATCTCTTCGAGGAGCCCGGTACGCTTGACCAGGTCGCCGAGCTCGCGAGCGCCTGGTTCGCCGAACACCTCGCTGTCGCACCGACGAGCTCTCAAGGAGGACTCCATGATCGCCAAGCCCCGCTACGGTAACGTCGTCGCTACGGATCTGCCGTTCGAAGCGGCGGTCGCGCGCGCAAAAGAGCTTCTGAAGGCGGAGGGCTTCGGCGTGCTGTGCGAGATCGACGTGTCGCGGACTCTCAAAGAGAAAATCGGCGCGGATTTTCGGCCCTACGTGATCCTGGGCGCGTGCAACCCCACCCTCGCCCACGAGGCGCTGTGCGCCGAGAGCCAGCTCGGGCTGCTGCTGCCGTGCAACGTCGTCGTC is a window of Candidatus Eremiobacteraceae bacterium DNA encoding:
- a CDS encoding erythromycin esterase family protein — protein: MMRGDEALIAQRLATQVRALDGTPADHDQLLDAIGDAPYVLLGEATHGTHEFYRERAAITVRLIKEKGFNAVAVEADWPDAYRVNRFVRGRGGDAEAIDALGGFERFPTWMWRNADVLEFVGWLRAHNEGRSDAAKTGFYGLDLYSLHASIDAVIAYLERVDPDGARRARERYACFDLFGPDAESYAYAVSAGLFASCEPAVVEQLVEMRRRAADLVARDGRIADDDFFYAEENARVAKNAERYYRTMLDPRVSSWNFRDTHMVETLERLADFVIRRTRHAKIVVWAHNSHVGDASATDMGARGELNIGQLMRRRHPMLTYHLGFTTYDGWVSAASDWHAPVEHKRLRPGSKGSYESIFHQTGVPAFFVDLRSQHPAIASLHGPFLERAVGVVYRPDTERQSHYFHAQLTDQFDGVVHFDRTRAVRPLERGNAWDDGEVPETFPSGV
- a CDS encoding DUF302 domain-containing protein; translation: MIAKPRYGNVVATDLPFEAAVARAKELLKAEGFGVLCEIDVSRTLKEKIGADFRPYVILGACNPTLAHEALCAESQLGLLLPCNVVVQQEASGVIVSAIDARVLLDVVGRPELSATAADVNARLSRVLEQIAA
- a CDS encoding alpha/beta family hydrolase, with translation MSSAKGSPGTSRAVILPIGALQLDGLLDVPAQPSGIVIFAHGSGSSRHSKRNQHVASVLQAAGLATLLFDLLTTPEEAYDRDTAALRFDIPLLALRLAGAVDWSRLDPDVRGLPVGLFGASTGAAAALMVAADRPNVVRAVVSRGGRPDLAGAALSRVRAPTLLIVGAHDATVLALNERAARLIPGEVTISIVAHATHLFEEPGTLDQVAELASAWFAEHLAVAPTSSQGGLHDRQAPLR